The DNA region AGCCCAAGAGGAAGTTGGAGCGGTGCACCACACGGGTATTGATGGCGGCCATCACGAAAGGAGCCACCCAGCGCTGGGCGTCGCTGTCGTACTGGGCACCGCTTACGTTGGGCTGGCGGGTCTTAAGCTTTTTGTCGCTGGGGCAGAGTGAGTAGGGGTTTTGCAGGACTTTACGCACGGCAGGGTTCGCCATGACTTCTTTGGCCGCGTTCACCATGCTGGCGACCGTGCCTCCCGAGAAAGTGCCACGCATGGCCTTAACGCGTAGCTTGACCCGCTGAGCGCGCTGGCCAAAGCGGCTCTGAGCCTGCTCCTGAGTGTAGGCCACGCCCAGGTCCGAGGGGATAGAGTCGAAGCCGCAGCAATGCACGATGCGCGCGCCATTGGCGGCTGCCGTTTGCGCATGCTCGTCCAGCATGCGTGCGATCCACTGCACTTCTCCGGTGAGGTCGCAATAGTCGGTGCCAGTTTCGGCGCAGACCTTAACCAAGGTCGACCCGTATAAAGCGTAGGGGCCAACCGTGGAAACCACGACTTTGGTCGACTCGCATAAACGCTTCAGTCCGGCTTCGTCGGCAGCATCAACGGCGATAAGTTCGATCTGCTCGGCCTTATCTCCCAGCTTGCTGCGGACCTCGGCGAGCTTGGCAGGGTTACGCCCGGCCATGGCCCAGCGCAGGCTTTTGCCATCCACGCCGTGCCGGTTGTAGAGGTATTGGGCCAAAATTTGACCTACAAAACTGGTGGCTCCGAAGACCACGACATCAAACTTAGGAGCGGTCATCTGCAACTCGACTGAAAGTGTGGGGGCATTATCACGCACCTGTTTGGGTTTTTGCTGTGCCTGGCGTGCACCTAGCGAGGCAGGCCCCCAACAGCTGCGAGTTGCTTATTCGGGCAGGCTACGGGCCCAGGCGCTGATTCTTTTTGCGAGTTCTTCAGGAACCGCGTGATGGGGGGAGTGCCCCACCCCATCGAGGAGCTGGGCCTGGGCATGCGGGACAACGGGTAGAACCCGCTGGCCATGATTCCACCAGGGCACCAGTTCGTCTGCGGCGCCATGCAAAAAGAGGAGTGGCTGGCGAATGTCCCGGTAGCGCGGGCTGAAGTTCTGTAGCCACTCACTCAGCTCGCGCATGTCGCGGCCATTGGCCAAGAAGGTGCCCCCGCGCAGGGCCAAACTCGCCGCAATTTTTTCGCTGTAGTTCTCGGGGACGGGGTTGGGCTCCAAAACGCCGGCGACCGCGCTGTCCAGGATGACACTCCCCGCAGGCCACAGCACGGTATGGGCGAAAAGTGGGCCAATAATCGGCCAGCCGGCGAGGGCGTGATCCCAGTCTGGGCCGCCGGCCCAATGCCCGGCAGCACCACTGAGGGAAATGCCACCGCGAATGCGCTGTCCATGCTCTA from Oceanococcus sp. HetDA_MAG_MS8 includes:
- a CDS encoding saccharopine dehydrogenase NADP-binding domain-containing protein, with translation MTAPKFDVVVFGATSFVGQILAQYLYNRHGVDGKSLRWAMAGRNPAKLAEVRSKLGDKAEQIELIAVDAADEAGLKRLCESTKVVVSTVGPYALYGSTLVKVCAETGTDYCDLTGEVQWIARMLDEHAQTAAANGARIVHCCGFDSIPSDLGVAYTQEQAQSRFGQRAQRVKLRVKAMRGTFSGGTVASMVNAAKEVMANPAVRKVLQNPYSLCPSDKKLKTRQPNVSGAQYDSDAQRWVAPFVMAAINTRVVHRSNFLLGYDWGEDFLYDEAMLTGAGLGGRVAAMGMTAALGAFFAGAALPPTRWLMEKTFLPAPGEGPSPAAQEAGFWDYRFYARTADGQSLVTKVTGDRDPGYGSTAKMLGEAAACLAQDVPDLAGGFWTPASALGDALRKRLEAHAGLRFEVLQ
- a CDS encoding alpha/beta hydrolase, producing MLMARTLLMAVAAGLSGCATPVLNHRYPPIGDMVEVNGQTLHLVDAGPEHDPEGPPLILVHGANSNLRDFESSIAPLLRQHHRVMTVDRPGFGHSPRHRGQWQDPAQLADLILTAAEQRGIEQAVLIGHSWAGSITMAALVEHGQRIRGGISLSGAAGHWAGGPDWDHALAGWPIIGPLFAHTVLWPAGSVILDSAVAGVLEPNPVPENYSEKIAASLALRGGTFLANGRDMRELSEWLQNFSPRYRDIRQPLLFLHGAADELVPWWNHGQRVLPVVPHAQAQLLDGVGHSPHHAVPEELAKRISAWARSLPE